The window TTACGACGCCGCCGCGAAAACCTACAGCCTGACCTTCCGCCAGAGCTGCCCGGCGACCCCGGACAAGGTTGAAAAACTGCCGTTCGTGATTCCTGTGGAATTGGGCCTGCTGGATTCGAAAGGCGCGGCCATTACGTTGCGTCTTTCCGGTGAAGACCGTGATCAGGGCACCTCGCGGGTCATTTCGGTGACCGAAGCCGAGCAGACCTTCACTTTCGTCGACATCGCTGAACAGCCACTGCCATCGTTGCTGCGCGGCTTCTCGGCACCGGTGAAACTGAGCTTCCCGTACAACCGCGATCAGCTGATGTTCCTGATGCAGCATGACAGCGACGGTTTCAACCGCTGGGATGCCGGTCAGCAATTGTCGGTGCAGGTGCTGCAAGAGCTGATCGCTCAGCAGCAGAAGGGCGAGAAACTGGTGCTGGATCAGCGCCTGATTTCGGCCTTGCGCACCGTGCTGTCCGACGAGACGCTGGACCAGGCGATGGTGGCGGAAATGCTTTCGCTGCCGGGCGAGGCGTACCTGACTGAAATCAGCGAAGTGGCAGACGTCGATGCCATCCATATCGCTCGCGAGTTTGCCCGCAAGCAATTGGCAGAAGGCTTGTTCGAGGCGTTGTGGCTGCGTTATCAGGTCAACCGCGATCTGTCGAAGAAAACCCCGTACGTGGCCGAGGCTGAGCACTTCGCCCGCCGCGCGTTGCAGAACATTGCGCTGTCGTACCTGATGCTCAGCGGCAAGCCGGAAGTGTTGGCTGCCACTCTTGAGCAGTTTGAGACTAGCGACAATATGACCGAGCGCCTGACGGCCTTGGCGGTGTTGGTCAACTCTTCATTCGAAGAGGATAAAGCCAAGGCACTGGGGAATTTTGCCGAGCACTTCAAGGACAATCCGCTGGTCATGGATCAGTGGTTCAGTGTCCAGGCGGGCAGCACGTTGCCGGGTGGTCTGGAACGTGTTCGTCAGTTGATGGAGCATCCGGCGTTCAATATCAAGAACCCGAACAAGGTGCGGGCGCTGGTCGGTGCGTTTGCCGGGCAGAATCTGATCAACTTCCATGCGGCTGACGGTTCCGGGTATCGTTTCCTGGCGGATCTGGTGATTGAGTTGAACGGGTTTAACCCGCAGATCGCCTCTCGCCAACTGGCGCCGTTGACTCGCTGGCGCAAATACGACGATGCGCGTCAGGCGTTGATGAAGGGTGAGTTGGAGCGGATTCGTGCTTCGGGTCAACTTTCGAGCGATGTGTTCGAGGTGGTCAGCAAGAGCCTGGCCTGAGTCTGGCGATGCTCCCTCAGGGTTCACTTGGGCCCTGTGGGAGCTGGCTTGCCAGCGATGGCGGCCTTCGGGCCGACTATGTTGTGGTTGATCGGGTACATATCCATTCCTGCGGTTATGGCGGCTGGCGGTTTCGCCCTTACGGCGACTCACTTTTTTTTCAAACGCCAAAAAAAAGTAAGCAAAAAAAGGCTCGCCCCAAGCGTCCGGCCCCTCGCCTGGGCTCGGCGTACCTTCGCTGCGGTATCCATCCGGGGACACTGCCCTCCGGTCTGCTTCGCGACGACCTACATGCAGCGTGTTCGACTGCGTCGAACGGCGCTACGCGCCACTCCCCGGATGAACACCTCCACTCAGCCTCCCGACGGGGCGGGTGGGTCAAGATCAAGAGCTGAAGGCGAGCTAACGCTCGGCCTGATGAGTGGTGAAAAGCAAAAGCCGTACGCTCGTCTGCTTTATGTGGGAGTGAGCTTGCTCGCGAAGGCGGCTTGGTAGTCGACGTGTTCTTGCGGATGTACGTAAGCTTCTCGACGGCTGCGATCTTTTTGGCTTTGGCTTTGGCCCCCGGTGTCAGGGTAGTTGTCGTATCTCCGGTTTTATCCAAAGTATTCCGGGGGCGGCAAGAGTATGGTCATGCCTTTCTACTCACCTGAACGAAAAGCCGCACTGCTGAAAATGATGCTTCCGCCACTGAGCCTTTCAGCGGCTGAGGTCGCGCGCCGCGAGGGTTGCAGCGACATGTCTCTCTTTTATTGGCGCAAGCAAGCCGCGGCCAGGGGAACTCAATTGTCCGACGCCAAGCAACCAGTAGAGAATTGGTCAGCCGAATCGAAGCTGTCGATCATCATCGAAACGTCAGCGTTGTCAGAGCTGGAAATCGGTGAATACTGCCGGCGCAAAGGTATTTTTCCTGAGCAGATCACTGATTGGCGTAACGCGTTTATCGCCAACAGCACCAAGCAATCGGCTGTTAAAAATGTAAATGCTGGCCAATCACGAGACGACAAAAATCGCATCCGCGAACTGGAGCGTGAGCTGCGCCGCAAGGATGCTGCTTTGGCTGAAACGGCGGCTTTGTTGGTACTGCGAAAAAAGCTCAATGCCTACTGGGGGAGCGACGACGAGGACAACTGACCTTGTTGCCAGAACGGTATTTACTCGTTGGTTGGCTCAATGAAGCCATCCTGGCGGGCGCCCGCAGGGCGCCTGCTTGTCAGGAAGTAGGCATTTCACTGAGGACGCTGCAACGCTGGAACTTGCCGGAAGAAATCTTGGCAGATGGACGCACGACGACGCTCAGGCCGATACCGAGCAACGCGCTCAGCGAACTTGAACGACAAGGCATCGTGACGCTGTGCACCAGCAAAGCCTATGCGCATCCTTTTATCGCGTGCTGCATGCGGCAGGTCAGCAGCATCATCGCTCCCGAGCTAAGCGACCGCATCGCCATGAGGCTCCGACCACTTACGCAGCGACATCGGCCAATCAGGTGTGGTCATGGGATATCACCTATCTGCCATCGCCGGTTCGCGGAAAGTTTTACTACCTCTATTTGATCGAGGATATCTACAGCCGCAAGGCCGTGGGCTGGGAAGTCCACGAAGCCGAGAGCGGCGAAAAAGCAGCAGCGTTACTACAGAGAAGCGTAACGCTTGAAAAATGCTGGCGTCAGCCTTTGGTGTTGCACTCGGACAATGGTGCGCCGATGAAATCGGTGACGCTACTGACCAAAATGTATGACTTGGGCATCACTCCATCGCGCGGCCGACCACGGGTGAGCAACGACAACCCGTACTCGGAATCACTGTTCAGAACGCTCAAGTACTGCCCGCAATGGCCGCACGATGGGTTTACCAGCGTGGATGATGCGCGAATCTGGGTGAGGGATTTTATGACCTGGTACAACACCGTGCATCGTCACAGCCGAATCCGCTTCGTAACCCCGGCTCAACGCCACGACGGGAAAGACAAAGAGATCCTGGCGCGCCGGGACGCGATCTACGGGCTTGCCCGAGAAAGAAGGCCGGAACGGTGGTCGGGTGAAACGCGTAACTGGAACCCGATCGGGACGGTGTATCTGAACCCAGAAAGGGAGCTAACCGTAGTGGTAAAAGTCGCGTAGCGAGACGGTGGACGCGATAACTACCTTGAAAAACGCCGTTGGCTTTGGCTTTTGACGTTGATCTTGATCTTGATCTCTCGCCCCTTCGGCAGGCCGAGCGTAGGTGTTCATCAGGGGGTTAGGCGCGTAGCGCCGTGCGGCGAAGCCGCACACATCGAGAGGAGGTCGTCGCGAAGCAGACCGTAGGCGATGCCCCCTGATGGACACCGTAGCGAGGGAACGCGGAGCCTCAGCGAGGCGCCGTACGCCGGGGCGAAGCCTTTTGCTTACTTTTCGGCGTCTGGAAAAGTGAGTCGCTGTAAGAGCGAAACCATAAGTCGCCGTTACCGAAGAAACGGATATGTACACCGAACACCGAACACCAAAGAAACCCCAATCACCCCACCTGATACCCAATCATTCACCCAAACCGCATTCCGCCCCAGTTAACAAAACATAACGTGGCGTCGATTGTCAGACCTTTCCAAACCCCGATAGGATAAGCCAGCTTCCGAAGGGGCTCTAGATTGCGCATTTCAGGACTATGCTCCAGAACAGGCAATCCCGATGGGACCCCTTACGGCGCCCTGAAAGGTTGAACGACCTAACAATAATAATGGGGGAAGGTCTATGAGTGAGCCTGTCATGGGTGTGGGTATTTGCCGCCCGCCGGCATTACGCAAGTTCGCGTTGCTGGCCACAGCGCTCTCGCTGTTGGGTTGTGCCGTGCTGTCGGCACCTGCGTTGGCCGCTGCGGCGCCAGCGTCCGACATTGTTTATGCCGTTGAATCTGCCAAAGCCAGCAAGAGCCTGATGCTCGACGTCGTGCACGCCGGCAAGCGCCTGGTGGCGGTCGGGGATCGCGGGCACATTCTGTATTCCGATGACCAGGGCGCGACCTGGACCCAGGCCAAGGTGCCCACCCGGCAACTGCTGACGTCGGTGTTTTTCGTCGATGACAAACATGGCTGGGCTGTCGGCCATGACGCACAGGTCCTCGCCAGCGAGGACGGTGGCGTCACCTGGACCAAGCAATTCGAAGACCTGAAACGCGAATCGCCGCTGCTCGACGTCTGGTTCCAGGACGTCAACAGCGGCTTTGCCGTGGGCGCCTACGGTGCGTTGATGGCCACCACTGACGGTGGCAAGCACTGGGAAGATGTCAGCGATCGTCTCGACAACGAAGACCAGTACCACCTGAACGGCATTGCAGCGGTCAAGGATGCCGGGCTGTTCATCGTCGGCGAGCAGGGCAGCATGTTCCGCTCCGTCGACTGGGGCCAGACCTGGGAAAAGCTTGAAGGCCCGTACGAAGGTTCGCTGTTCGGCGTGATCGGCACGGCTCAAGCCAACACGCTGCTGGCCTACGGGTTGCGCGGCAATCTGTTTCGCTCCACCGATTTCGGCACCACCTGGGAGCCGGTCGAGCTCAAGGCTGCGCGAGGTGCGCTGGAATTTGGCCTGTCCGGCGCAACGCTGCTCGACGACGGCTCCATCGTGATCGTCGGCAACGGCGGCTCGGTGATCCGCAGCAACGACAACGGCGAAACCTTCAGCGTATTCAACCGTCCGGATCGTATATCCGTTTCGGCAGTGACGGCAGCAGGCAACGGCAATCTGATCCTGGCAGGACAGGGCGGCGTTCGCGTCACCTCGCTAACCGGCGCCAGCGCCGAGAATGGCAAAAACGGGTCGTCCCAATGAGCCGGGCAAATAATAAGAAGGCGGGTCTATGACATCCTTGAGCAGTCATCATCAAGACAAGGCGACGTTTCTTGAGCGCCTGATTTTCAACAACCGCCCGGCAGTGATCGTCATCTGCCTGCTGGTCAGCATCTTCCTGTTCTGGCAGGCGACGCTGATCCGGCCGTCCACCAGTTTCGAAAAAATGATTCCCCTGGATCATCCCTTCATTCAAAAGATGATGGAACACCGTAACGATCTGGCGAACCTGGGCAACACGGTGCGCATTTCCGTTGAAGCCACCGATGGTGACATTTTCTCCAAGGAGTACATGGAGACCCTGCGTCAGATCAACGACGAGGTGTTCTACATTTCCGGCGTCGACCGTTCCGGCCTCAAGTCGCTGTGGAGCCCGAGCGTACGCTGGACCGAGGTGACGGAGGAGGGCTTCGCCGGTGGCGAAGTGATCCCGCAGAGCTACAACGGCTCCCAGCAAAGCCTCGACCTGCTGCGCAACAACGTGCTCAAGTCCGGTCAGGTCGGGCGTCTGGTGGCCAACGACTTCAAGTCGAGCATCGTCGACATCCCGCTGTTGGAGTCCTACCCGGACCCGCAGGACCAGGGCAAGTTGCTGGCACTGGATTACCGCAAGTTCTCCCACGAGCTGGAAGAAAAGATCCGCGACAAGTTTGAAGCGCAGAACCCTAACGTGCAGATCCACATCGTCGGTTTCGCCAAGAAAGTCGGCGACCTGATTGATGGTCTGGTCATGGTGGTGATGTTCTTCGGCGTCGCCTTCATCATCACCCTGATCCTGCTGTACTGGTTCACCAACTGCATGCGCAGCACCGTGGCGGTATTGAGTACGACGCTGGTGGCGGTGGTCTGGCAGCTGGGCTTGATGCACTTCTTTGGTTTCGGGCTTGATCCGTATTCGATGCTGGTGCCGTTCCTGATCTTCGCCATCGGTATTTCCCATGGCGTGCAGAAGATCAACGGCATCGCCTTGCAGTCCAGCGAAGCGGACAACGCCTTGACTGCCGCACGACGCACGTTCCGTCAGCTGTTCCTGCCGGGGATGATCGCGATCCTCGCGGACGCCGTGGGCTTCATCACGCTGCTGATCATCGACATCGGTGTGATTCGCGAGCTGGCCATCGGCGCCTCCATTGGTGTGGCGGTGATCGTGTTCACCAACCTGATCCTGCTGCCGGTGGCGATCTCCTACGTCGGCATCAGCAAGCGCGCCGTCGAACGCAGCAAGAAAGACGCACACCGCGAACACCCGTTCTGGCGCCTGCTGTCGGGCTTTGCCAGCCCGAAAGTCGCACCGGTGTCGATCGTCCTGGCCTTGTTGGCCTTTGGTGGCGGCCTCTGGTACAGCCAGAACCTGAAGATCGGCGACCTTGACCAAGGTGCTCCGGAGCTTCGTCCTGACTCGCGCTACAACAAGGACAACAACTTCATCATCAGCAACTACTCCACCAGTTCCGACGTGTTGGTGGTAATGGTCAAGACCAAGTCCGAAGGCTGCTCGCGCTACGAAGCCATGGCGCCGATCGACGAGCTGATGTGGAAGATGCAGAACACCGAGGGTGTGCAGTCGGCGATTTCCCTGGTGACTGTATCCAAGCAGATGATCAAGGGGATGAACGAGGGCAACCTGAAATGGGAAACCCTGTCGCGTAACCCTGACGTCCTGAACAACTCCATCGCCCGTGCCGATGGCTTGTACAACAACAGCTGCTCCCTGGCGCCGGTGCTGGTGTTCCTCAATGACCACAAGGCCGCAACGCTGGACCGCGCGGTGCATGCGGTGCAGGACTTCGCCAAGGAAAACAACAAGGACGGCCTGGAATTCATCCTCGCGGCGGGTAACGCCGGCATCGAGGCGGCCACTAACGAGGTGATCAAGGAATCCGAGCTGACCATCCTGATCCTCGTCTACATCTGCGTCGCTACCATGTGCATGATCACCTTCCGCTCCTGGGCGGCGACCTTGTGCATCGTGCTGCCGCTGGTGCTGACCTCGGTACTCGGCAACGCCCTGATGGCCTTCATGGGCATCGGCGTGAAAGTCGCGACCTTGCCGGTGGTGGCGCTGGGGGTAGGGATTGGCGTGGACTACGGCATCTACATCTATAGCCGTCTGGAAACCTTCCTGCGTGCGGGCCTGCCGTTGCAAGAAGCCTACTACCAGACGCTGAAGTCCACCGGTAAAGCCGTGCTGTTCACCGGCCTGTGCCTGGCGATCGGCGTGTGCACCTGGATCTTCTCGGCCATCAAGTTCCAGGCTGACATGGGCCTGATGCTGACCTTTATGCTGCTGTGGAACATGTTCGGCGCATTGTGGCTGTTGCCAGCGCTGGCGCGGTTCCTGATCAAGCCGGAGAAACTGGCGGGGCAGAAGGGCAACTCGTTGTTCGCTCACTGATCCCTGGCTGAAACAAAAAAGCCGCAACCCTGGTTGCGGCTTTTTTTCATCTGAAGATTCACGCCGGCCCCTGTGGGAGCGAGCCTGCTCGCGATGGCGGTCTACCAGCCAACATCAATGTTGAATGTGAAATTGCCATCGCGAGCAGGCTCGCTCCCACATTGGAGTTGTGGTGTTAGGAGGGATCGGTGCCGAGCACGACGTTCAGTGCACTTCGCGCATCGTCGAGTTGTACGAGAGTGGCATGCCGCGCACCCAGCGCATCACGGTTCTCGATCGCCGTGAGAATTGCCTTGTGCCGAGGCAGCGCCAGTTCATGCAGGTTCGGCCGCTGGTTGGAATGCTTCAGCGCTTCAGCAATCGCCACCGACAGCATGTTGCACAGGTTGGCCAACAGGTCGTTGTGGGTCGCGTCGGCAATGCGGCTGTGGAAATCCAGGTCGGGCTGCAACAGCGCTTCAGGCGTCGGCGCGGCTTCCATGCGCTGGTAGGCTTCGCCGATGGAGGCGATGTCGGCGTCGGTGGCGAATTGCGCAGCGAGGGCGGCGGCAGCGGGTTCGATGATGCTGCGCACGCTGGTCAGCAAATCGAAGAATTCATTTTGCGGGCTGCTTTGCATCAGCCAGTGCAACACATCCGGATCGAGCATGTGCCATTCCTTGCGCTGCTTGACCACGGTGCCGACCCGGGGGCGGGAATACACCAGGCCTTTGGCAACCAGCACGCGGGTGGCTTCGCGCAGCACCGGGCGGCTGACCGCGTACTCCTCGCACAGCAGGGCTTCGGCGGGCAGTTTGTCACACGGCTTGAAGCGCCCGGAAACGATCTGCATGCCCAGTTCCTGGACGATGCGCGAGTGCATGCTTTTGCGGTCGGAGGGTTTGCGGTAATCCATGGGGAACGGCGCGATCCTGTGCGATGGAGATGCCGCGCATGATAGCAGGCGCGGCGCAATCTTGAGGCAAGTGCAAATCAATGTGGGAGCGGGCTTGCTCGCGAAGGCGGTGTGTCAGTCAACAAAAATGCTGAATGCACTACCGCTTTCGCGAGCAAGCCCGCTCCCACAGGGGACTGATGTGATTAGTGGGAGTGGCGGGGCACTTCGGAGCCGCGGCAGCCGACCAGGAAGTCGAAATCGCAACCCTGATCCGCTTGCAGCACATGGTCGATGTACAGCTGGCGATAACCGCCCACGATCAGATTTTGCGGCGGTTGCAGATCAGCCATGCGCGCCGCCAGTTCCGCATCCGGAATATCCAGGTGCAAACGCCCGTTGGCGCAATCGAGCTCAATCCAGTCGCCTTCCTTCACCGTCGCCAAAGGCCCGCCGGCCGCTGCTTCCGGGGCAACGTGCAAAACCACCGTGCCGTACGCCGTGCCGCTCATGCGTGCGTCGGAAATGCGCACCATGTCCGTCACGCCCTGAGCCAGCAGCTTGGCCGGCAAGCCCATGTTGCCGACTTCAGCCATGCCCGGATAACCCTTCGGCCCGCAGTTCTTCATCACCAGAATCGAGTTGGCATCGACGTCCAGTTCCGGATCGTTGATCCGCGCCTTGTACATGTCGAAGTTCTCGAACACCACGGCACGCCCGCGATGTTGCATCAGTTCGGCACTGGCGGCGGAAGGTTTGAGCACCGCACCGAGTGGCGCGAGGTTGCCGCGCAGCACGCAGATGCCGCCGTCGGCGCGGATCGGGTTGTCGAGGGTGCGGATCACTTCGTCCTGACCATAGATCGGCGCGTCCTTGGTGTTCTCGCCGAGGGTCTTGCCGTTGACGGTCAGAGCGTCCGGGTTCGGAATCAGATTGGCTTCACCGAGGCGGCGCAGCACGGCAGGCAGGCCGCCGGCGTAGTAGAACTCTTCCATCAGGAAACGCCCGGACGGTTGCAGGTCGACGATGGTCGGCATGCCGCGGCCAATGCGGGTCCAGTCGTCCAGGTCCAGTTCGACGCCGATGCGACCGGCGATGGCTTTCAGGTGGATCACGGCGTTGGTCGAGCCACCGATGGCGGCGTTCACGCGAATGGCGTTTTCGAAAGCTTCCTTGGTCAGGATCTTCGACAGCCGCAGATCTTCGCGGACCATCTCCACCGCGCGCATGCCGGACATGTGCGCCAACACATAACGCCGTGCATCCACTGCGGGAATCGCCGCGTTGTGGGGCAGGGAAGTGCCCAGTGCTTCGGCCATGCAGGCCATGGTCGATGCGGTGCCCATGGTGTTGCAGGTGCCGGCCGAACGGGACATGCCGCCCTCGGCCGCGAGGAAATCGTCAATCGTTATGGTGCCGGCTTTCACCTGTTCGCTGAGCTGCCAGACCACCGTGCCGGAGCCGATGTCCTGGCCCTTGTGCTTGCCGTTGAGCATCGGTCCGCCGGTGACCACGATCGCCGGCACGTCGCAACTGGCCGCGCCCATCAGCAGTGCCGGGGTGGTTTTGTCGCAACCGGTCAGCAGGACCACGCCATCAATCGGGTTGCCACGAATCGCTTCTTCAACGTCCATGCTCGCCAGGTTGCGGGTGAGCATGGCGGTGGGGCGCAGGTTGGATTCGCCGTTGGAGAACACCGGGAATTCCACTGGAAAACCACCGGCCTCGATCACGCCGCGTTTGACGTGTTCCGCGATCTGGCGGAAATGCGCGTTGCACGGGGTCAGTTCCGACCAGGTGTTGCAGATGCCGATGATCGGCTTGCCGTGGAACTGGTGGTCGGCGATGCCCTGATTCTTCATCCAGCTGCGGTACATGAAGCCGTTCTTGTCGGCGGTGCCAAACCATTGGGCGGAACGCAGGTTGGGTTTCTTATCAGACATGATCGATTCTCTTATTGTATGACTATATTGTTCGAGCTAAGGCGTAACATAAGCTCAAATTTGCCGATTTGGAAGTGTTGTTGGGTAATTAGTATTACTATATAGTCGCTTTCAACGGAGGGATGGCCCTGGCGGTTTTCAGCGAGAGGCGTCCCCCGAGGTTCTATAAAAACAACAATCGGAGACCGATCTCATGAGCCAGGAACTGCGGCTTATTCGTCGCATCACGCTGAAACTGATTCCCTTCCTGATCCTGCTGTACCTGATCGCCTATGTGGATCGCTCCGCCGTAGGGTTCGCCAAGCTGCACATGGGCGCCGACATTGGCTTGGGTGACGCGGCTTATGGCCTTGGAGCAGGGTTGTTCTTCATTGGCTACTTCTTGCTGGAAATCCCCAGCAACCTGATGCTCGACCGCTTCGGCGCCCGGCGCTGGTTTGCGCGGATCATGGTCACCTGGGGCGCCATCACCATCGGCATGGCCTTCGTCCAGGGGCCGCACAGCTTCTATGTCATGCGCTTCCTGCTCGGCGCGGCCGAAGCCGGGTTCTTCCCGGGCGTCCTCTACTACATCACCCAATGGTTCCCGGTTCGCCATCGCGGCAAGATCCTCGGGCTGTTCATCCTGTCCCAACCTATCGCGATGATGATCACCGGCCCGGTGTCCGGCGGCTTGCTCGGCATGGATGGCATCCTCGGTCTGCATGGCTGGCAGTGGCTGTTCATTGTCATCGGCACCCCGGCGATCCTGCTGACCTGGCCAGTGCTGCGTTACCTGCCGGATGGTCCGCAACAGGTGAAATGGATGGACCAGGCCGAGAAAGACTGGCTGACCGGTGAGCTGAAAAAAGACCTGGAAGAATACGGCCAAACCCGCCACGGCAATCCGCTGCACGCCCTGAAAGACAAACGCGTGTTGCTGCTGGCGCTGTTTTATCTGCCGGTGACCTTGAGCATTTATGGCCTGGGCCTGTGGTTGCCGACGTTGATCAAACAGTTTGGCGGCACTGACCTTGTGACCGGTTTCGTGTCATCGGTGCCGTACATCTTCGGGATCGTGGGGTTGCTGATCATCCCGCGCAGTTCCGACCGCTTGAATGATCGCTACGGCCATTTGGCGGTGCTTTACGTGCTGGGTGCTATCGGTCTGTTCCTCAGCGCCTGGCTGACGGTGCCGGTGCTGCAACTCGCGGCGTTGTGCCTGGTGGCGTTTGCGTTGTTTTCCTGCACCGCGGTGTTCTGGACCTTGCCCGGTCGTTTCTTTGCCGGGGCGAGTGCGGCGGCAGGGATCGCGTTGATCAATTCGGTGGGCAACCTGGGCGGCTACATCGGCCCGTTCGTGATTGGCGCGCTGAAGGAATACACCGGCAACCTGGCTTCGGGGCTGTATTTCCTGTCGGGGGTGATGGTGTTCGGGCTGGTGTTGACTGGCGTGGTGTATCGGTTGCTGGAGCGCAAGCATGTGCTGGCAGCGGATCAGTTTGCAGCCAGCGCTCGCGGCGCGACCCGTACCTGAGGATGTACACCGATCAACTGTGGGAGCGAGCCTGCTCGCGATGACGGACTGACATTCAACGCTGATGTCGGATGTGACGGCCTCATCGCGAGCAGGCTCGCTCCCACAGGGAACAGCGGTGATTTGAATAAACAGGAGAATTTCATGCGTTTGGTTCAATTCGAGTTAAGTAACGGCGAGCGTCGGGTGGGCGTGGTCGAGGAGGGGCTGATCCGCGAAGTGCAGGACGCGCGAACGGTGCGGGACCTGGCTCTGGCGGCGATCGAGGCGGGCGTCAATCTTGAGCAGCAGGTAAAAACCCTGGGTCTGGGCATCAGCCATGACTACGCGGACCTGCTGGCCCAACTGCGAATCCTGCCACCGCTGGATCACCCGGACCCGGCGCACATGCTGGTCAGCGGCACCGGCCTGACCCATCTGGGCAGCGCTTCGGCCCGCGACAAAATGCACCAACAGGCCGGCGACGAAGCCGCGATGACCGACACCATGCGCATTTTCAAATGGGGCGTGGAGGGCGGTAAGCCGGCGGCTGGTCAGGCCGGCGTGCAACCGGAGTGGTTTTACAAGGGTGACGGCAGCATCGTCGTGCGTCCGGGTCAACCGTTCCCGCTACCGCCGTTTGCCGAAGACGCGGGTGAAGAGCCTGAACTCAGTGGTCTTTACGTCATCGGCCACGACGGCAAACCGTATCGCCTCGGTTTTGCGGTGGGCAACGAGTTTTCCGATCACGTCATGGAGCGCAAGAATTACCTCTACCTCGCACACTCGAAACTGCGCAGTTGCAGCTACGGTCCGGAGCTGCGCGTCGGCGAACTGCCGCAGCATCTGGCCGGCACCAGTCGCATCCTGCGTGACGGTGAAGTGCTGTGGCAGAACGAGTTCCTCAGCGGCGAGGCCAACATGTGCCACAGCCTGGAAAACCTCGAGTACCACCATTTCAAGTACAGCCAGTTCCTGCGTCCGGGGGACGTGCACATCCATTTCTTCGGCACCGCGACCCTGTCCTTTGCCGACGGCATTCGCACCCGGCCGGGTGACGTGTTCGAGATCAGCCAGGCCGTGTTCGGCGCACCGTTGATCAACGGGATTGCACCGGTTGAAGCAGCGTTCGAGCCCGGCACCGTCGGCACTCTTTAAGGAGACATACATGACCCAGATACTTGGTCACAACTACATTGGCGGCCAGCGCAGCGCTACCGGCACCCTCAAGCTGCAGAGCGTTGACGCCAGCACCGGCGAAGCCTTGCCTCATGATTTTTTCCAGGCCACGCCTGAAGAAGTCGATGCCGCCGCCAAGGCTGCCGCCGCCGCTTACCCGGCTTATCGCAGCCTGAGCGCCGAACGTCGCGCGCAATTTCTCGATGCGATTGCCGATGAACTCGACGCCTTGGGCGATGACTTTGTCGCAGTGGTCTGCCGCGAAACGGCCTTGCCTGCCGGACGTATCCAGGGTGAACGCGGGCGCACCAGCGGCCAGATGCGTCTGTTCGCCAAAGTGCTGCGTCGTGGCGATTTCTATGGCGCGCGAATCGATCAGGCATTGCCGGATCGCCAACCGCTGCCCCGTCCGGACCTGCGCCAATACCGAATCGGCCTCGGGCCTGTCGCCGTGTTCGGCGCGAGCAACTTTCCGTTGGCCTTCTCCACCGCAGGCGGTGATACCGCGTCGGCGCTGGCCGCCGGTTGCCCGGTGGTGTTCAAGGCTCACGGTGGCCACATGGCCACCGCTGAACAGGTGGCTGATGCGTTGATTCGCGCGGCGGAAAAAACCGGCATGCCGGCCGGGGTGTTCAACATGATCTACGGCGGCGGAGTCGGCGAAGCGCTGGTCAAGCACCCGGCGATTCAGGCGGTCGGTTTCACCGGTTCGCTGAAGGGTGGTCGTGCGTTGTGCGACATGGCCGCC is drawn from Pseudomonas sp. 31-12 and contains these coding sequences:
- a CDS encoding YCF48-related protein, with translation MSEPVMGVGICRPPALRKFALLATALSLLGCAVLSAPALAAAAPASDIVYAVESAKASKSLMLDVVHAGKRLVAVGDRGHILYSDDQGATWTQAKVPTRQLLTSVFFVDDKHGWAVGHDAQVLASEDGGVTWTKQFEDLKRESPLLDVWFQDVNSGFAVGAYGALMATTDGGKHWEDVSDRLDNEDQYHLNGIAAVKDAGLFIVGEQGSMFRSVDWGQTWEKLEGPYEGSLFGVIGTAQANTLLAYGLRGNLFRSTDFGTTWEPVELKAARGALEFGLSGATLLDDGSIVIVGNGGSVIRSNDNGETFSVFNRPDRISVSAVTAAGNGNLILAGQGGVRVTSLTGASAENGKNGSSQ
- a CDS encoding RND family transporter; translated protein: MTSLSSHHQDKATFLERLIFNNRPAVIVICLLVSIFLFWQATLIRPSTSFEKMIPLDHPFIQKMMEHRNDLANLGNTVRISVEATDGDIFSKEYMETLRQINDEVFYISGVDRSGLKSLWSPSVRWTEVTEEGFAGGEVIPQSYNGSQQSLDLLRNNVLKSGQVGRLVANDFKSSIVDIPLLESYPDPQDQGKLLALDYRKFSHELEEKIRDKFEAQNPNVQIHIVGFAKKVGDLIDGLVMVVMFFGVAFIITLILLYWFTNCMRSTVAVLSTTLVAVVWQLGLMHFFGFGLDPYSMLVPFLIFAIGISHGVQKINGIALQSSEADNALTAARRTFRQLFLPGMIAILADAVGFITLLIIDIGVIRELAIGASIGVAVIVFTNLILLPVAISYVGISKRAVERSKKDAHREHPFWRLLSGFASPKVAPVSIVLALLAFGGGLWYSQNLKIGDLDQGAPELRPDSRYNKDNNFIISNYSTSSDVLVVMVKTKSEGCSRYEAMAPIDELMWKMQNTEGVQSAISLVTVSKQMIKGMNEGNLKWETLSRNPDVLNNSIARADGLYNNSCSLAPVLVFLNDHKAATLDRAVHAVQDFAKENNKDGLEFILAAGNAGIEAATNEVIKESELTILILVYICVATMCMITFRSWAATLCIVLPLVLTSVLGNALMAFMGIGVKVATLPVVALGVGIGVDYGIYIYSRLETFLRAGLPLQEAYYQTLKSTGKAVLFTGLCLAIGVCTWIFSAIKFQADMGLMLTFMLLWNMFGALWLLPALARFLIKPEKLAGQKGNSLFAH
- a CDS encoding FadR/GntR family transcriptional regulator, whose amino-acid sequence is MDYRKPSDRKSMHSRIVQELGMQIVSGRFKPCDKLPAEALLCEEYAVSRPVLREATRVLVAKGLVYSRPRVGTVVKQRKEWHMLDPDVLHWLMQSSPQNEFFDLLTSVRSIIEPAAAALAAQFATDADIASIGEAYQRMEAAPTPEALLQPDLDFHSRIADATHNDLLANLCNMLSVAIAEALKHSNQRPNLHELALPRHKAILTAIENRDALGARHATLVQLDDARSALNVVLGTDPS
- a CDS encoding IlvD/Edd family dehydratase translates to MSDKKPNLRSAQWFGTADKNGFMYRSWMKNQGIADHQFHGKPIIGICNTWSELTPCNAHFRQIAEHVKRGVIEAGGFPVEFPVFSNGESNLRPTAMLTRNLASMDVEEAIRGNPIDGVVLLTGCDKTTPALLMGAASCDVPAIVVTGGPMLNGKHKGQDIGSGTVVWQLSEQVKAGTITIDDFLAAEGGMSRSAGTCNTMGTASTMACMAEALGTSLPHNAAIPAVDARRYVLAHMSGMRAVEMVREDLRLSKILTKEAFENAIRVNAAIGGSTNAVIHLKAIAGRIGVELDLDDWTRIGRGMPTIVDLQPSGRFLMEEFYYAGGLPAVLRRLGEANLIPNPDALTVNGKTLGENTKDAPIYGQDEVIRTLDNPIRADGGICVLRGNLAPLGAVLKPSAASAELMQHRGRAVVFENFDMYKARINDPELDVDANSILVMKNCGPKGYPGMAEVGNMGLPAKLLAQGVTDMVRISDARMSGTAYGTVVLHVAPEAAAGGPLATVKEGDWIELDCANGRLHLDIPDAELAARMADLQPPQNLIVGGYRQLYIDHVLQADQGCDFDFLVGCRGSEVPRHSH